One region of Armigeres subalbatus isolate Guangzhou_Male chromosome 3, GZ_Asu_2, whole genome shotgun sequence genomic DNA includes:
- the LOC134221746 gene encoding uncharacterized protein LOC134221746 — protein sequence MDYAQLIRLFDIELNSVCKCLFLVHFDPIYQDLMDITRAIELFQLFRLHQKYRQWSSPERRWWVHPLLENRENMGFYKINFEVMRQHPEKFVQATRMTPETFDHLLDVIVVRLQKYSMRASLIPSFRLFFTLVYLAHGPSIPFMSWSFKIGESTARSIVYEVCRVLWDTLKDEFLPQLTVDNWLQIADGFSQLWDFPNCCGAVDGKHVNIQCPPNIQLVASKSVKDKYVLEKYAISSWNQVTN from the exons ATGGATTACGCACAATTGATCCGGTTATTTGACATCGAATTAAATAGTGTTTGTAAATGTTTGTTTTTAGTTCATTTCGATCCGATATACCAGGACCTAATGGATATCACGCGTGCAATCGAGTTATTCCAGCTGTTTCGGCTACACCAAAAGTACCGCCAGTGGTCATCACCCGAGCGGAGGTGGTGGGTACACCCATTGCTGGAAAACCGAGAAAATATGGGATTCTACAAAATTAATTTCGAGGTTATGAGGCAACACCCGGAAAAATTTGTACAGGCCACACGGATGACCCCAGAAACTTTCGATCATTTGCTAGATGTAATCGTGGTTCGATTGCAGAAATATTCTATGAGAGCTTCGCTAATTCCATCGTTTAGGCTATTTTTCACACTCGT GTATCTAGCTCATGGTCCAAGCATACCGTTCATGAGTTGGAGCTTCAAAATAGGAGAATCCACTGCTAGGTCCATTGTTTACGAGGTGTGCAGAGTCCTCTGGGACACATTAAAGGACGAGTTCTTGCCGCAATTGACTGTTGACAATTGGCTGCAGATAGCGGACGGTTTTTCCCAGTTGTGGGATTTTCCAAATTGCTGTGGCGCAGTTGACGGCAAGCACGTCAATATTCAATGCCCTCCTAACA TCCAACTTGTTgctagcaaatcggttaaggataaatatGTGCTCGAAAAATACGCTATAAGCAGTTGGAATCAGGTAACCAACTAA
- the LOC134227034 gene encoding N-glycosylase/DNA lyase yields MSQWMKITCLYEQLQLKTTLAGGQSFRWKNHGSVDDEFIGVFANIVWVLKQTSTELLYKVVGELPYPNSQEQSSKKQRLSVIETNPAEIRIKVAEPDPCSGKGKLLYSQRYYEKLLRMYFRLDVDLELCYKEWNKCHVHFENSTGQFYAVRQLDQDPVENLFSFICSQNNNISRISGLVEKICTYYGDRICDYNGVTYYNFPSVDKLVVPQLEAHLRELSFGYRAKYIAKSAEEILAKGDLEWFRKLQQLDYKEAHRELLTLTGIGPKVADCICLMSLNHLEAIPVDTHVFQIARNYLPHLAKCKTVTGKMYGEIGDKFREIYGPKAGWAQTVLFCADLQRFKENRENTGSQKGSAGSTVVNSKR; encoded by the exons ATGTCTCAATGGATGAAAATCACGTGCCTCTACGAACAACTGCAACTAAAAACTACACTAGCCGGTGGACAAAGTTTTCG CTGGAAAAATCATGGATCCGTTGATGATGAATTCATTGGAGTGTTTGCAAATATCGTTTGGGTCCTAAAACAAACCAGTACCGAACTATTGTACAAAGTCGTTGGCGAACTTCCGTATCCAAACAGTCAGGAACAATCGTCCAAAAAACAGCGGCTCTCAGTCATAGAAACGAATCCGGCAGAAATACGCATCAAAGTGGCGGAACCGGACCCATGTTCCGGAAAGGGAAAGTTGCTGTACTCACAGAGGTACTACGAAAAGCTACTTCGGATGTACTTTAGGCTGGACGTCGATTTGGAACTGTGCTACAAGGAGTGGAACAAGTGCCACGTGCATTTCGAAAACAGCACAGGACAGTTCTACGCCGTTCGGCAATTAGATCAGGATCCAGTGGAAAACCTGTTCTCCTTCATTTGCAGCCAAAACAACAACATATCCAG AATTTCCGGTCTGGTAGAGAAGATTTGCACGTATTATGGGGACAGAATCTGTGACTACAACGGGGTCACTTATTACAATTTTCCTAGCGTCGATAAGCTGGTCGTTCCGCAGTTGGAGGCGCACCTCAGAGAGTTAAGTTTCGGCTATCGCGCCAAATATATTGCCAAATCCGCTGAAGAAATTCTCGCCAAAGGTGACCTGGAATGGTTCAGAAAGTTGCAGCAGTTGGACTATAAGGAAGCACACCGGGAGctactgaccttgactggaatCGGTCCCAAAGTTGCCGATTGCATTTGTTTGATGTCGTTGAATCACCTGGAGGCAATCCCGGTCGACACGCACGTGTTCCAGATTGCACGAAATTATTTGCCCCATTTGGCCAAGTGTAAAACGGTTACCGGCAAGATGTACGGAGAAATCGGAGACAAATTCCGAGAGATTTACGGACCGAAAGCTGGTTGGGCGCAGACGGTGCTATTTTGTGCAGATCTTCAGCGTTTCAaggaaaatagagaaaatacgGGTAGCCAGAAAGGTTCCGCAGGGTCGACGGTCGTGAATTCGAAACGATAG
- the LOC134227796 gene encoding uncharacterized protein LOC134227796 has translation METTKEAGLNEKIISFVIKALTTRWRTLRDRYAKERREIEVSQRSGAEPTDYTPWEYSDQMDFLKDHVSRRATTSNYDTGTKELANMVEEYLEVEEGTPEPPRSSMSKKRKADVLDDKMSAVLDRFMDEQTQLRHTHFAQLVNAKLSAMPIDKANRLEAAILNILYTVEED, from the exons ATGGAAACCACCAAAGAAGCAGGTTTAAACGAGAAAATAATATCTTTTGTTA TAAAAGCATTGACAACAAGGTGGAGGACGCTTCGTGATCGGTATGCAAAGGAGCGTCGAGAGATAGAAGTTTCGCAAAGATCAGGAGCAGAGCCTACGGATTATACTCCTTGGGAATATTCGGACCAGATGGATTTTTTGAAGGACCATGTTAGTCGGAGAGC AACTACCAGCAATTACGATACCGGCACAAAGGAGCTGGCGAACATGGTAGAAGAATACCTAGAGGTAGAAGAAGGTACACCAGAACCACCGCGAAGCTCGATGTCCAAGAAACGCAAGGCGGATGTTCTGGATGATAAAATGTCTGCGGTCTTAGACCGTTTTATGGACGAACAAACTCAACTGCGGCATACTCATTTCGCGCAGCTGGTGAATGCAAAGCTATCAGCCATGCCGATCGATAAGGCTAATCGTTTGGAAGCCGCTATTCTAAACATCTTATATACAGTTGAAGAAGACTAA